One segment of Natronosalvus halobius DNA contains the following:
- the hmgB gene encoding hydroxymethylglutaryl-CoA synthase, which yields MTSVGIDAVEIWTGNLKLDLPGTFAPQKGEDPEKYTKGLGLNASSFPDSYEDIVTMGANAAYRLMDRKGLEPDDIGRIDVATESAFDNSKPVSTYVAGCLEQVFEADFHHANKGERKFACIAGTQSLDDAYNWIRADRHRGRSAIVIATDTALYARGDAGEATQGAGAVAMLISEDPNLVELSAEQGFGSADETDFLKPNQQFPSVDGKRSVQVYLARMREALIDYQREAGEITVDDFQYAPFHTPFPGMVRKAALLAYRHITRDTEIEEELAEEIGRQPREEAFEDEEAFTDAIREYMDGLKRTERYQAWYAETIDPTLTIARDVGNWYTGSVHVARASALKHAAENDRDMVGEQLLVGSYGSGAQAEIHTEVVQENWLEEIEALNVDEQLESRYDIDWDDYEEIHDAHNHEMDVDIEPLTTPEGEFAFDGWGRMGERKYRFVE from the coding sequence ATGACATCCGTCGGTATCGACGCCGTCGAAATCTGGACGGGCAACCTCAAACTCGACTTGCCCGGCACCTTCGCCCCACAGAAGGGCGAGGACCCCGAAAAGTACACCAAAGGGCTGGGACTCAACGCCTCCTCGTTCCCCGACAGCTACGAGGACATCGTCACTATGGGCGCCAACGCCGCCTACCGCCTCATGGACCGCAAAGGCCTCGAGCCCGACGACATCGGCCGGATCGACGTCGCCACCGAGAGCGCCTTCGACAACTCGAAGCCGGTTTCGACGTACGTCGCAGGCTGCCTGGAGCAAGTGTTCGAGGCCGACTTCCACCACGCGAACAAGGGCGAGCGAAAGTTCGCCTGCATCGCCGGCACCCAGAGCCTCGACGACGCGTACAACTGGATCCGCGCGGACCGACATCGCGGCCGCTCGGCCATCGTCATCGCCACCGACACCGCCCTGTACGCCCGCGGTGACGCCGGCGAGGCGACCCAGGGCGCGGGCGCAGTCGCCATGCTCATCAGCGAGGACCCCAACCTGGTCGAACTCTCGGCCGAACAGGGCTTCGGGTCGGCCGACGAGACCGACTTCCTCAAACCCAACCAGCAGTTCCCGAGCGTCGACGGCAAGCGCTCGGTCCAGGTCTACCTCGCCCGCATGCGCGAGGCGCTGATCGACTACCAGCGCGAGGCCGGCGAGATCACGGTCGACGACTTCCAGTACGCGCCGTTCCACACGCCGTTCCCGGGCATGGTCCGAAAGGCCGCTCTGCTGGCGTATCGCCACATCACTCGCGACACGGAGATCGAGGAGGAACTGGCCGAGGAGATTGGCCGCCAACCTCGCGAGGAAGCCTTCGAGGACGAGGAGGCGTTCACCGACGCGATTCGGGAGTACATGGACGGGCTGAAGCGAACCGAGCGCTACCAGGCGTGGTACGCCGAGACCATCGACCCGACGCTGACGATCGCTCGAGACGTCGGCAACTGGTACACCGGGTCGGTCCACGTCGCCCGCGCGAGCGCGCTGAAACACGCCGCGGAGAACGACCGCGACATGGTCGGCGAGCAGCTCCTCGTCGGCTCCTACGGCAGTGGTGCCCAGGCCGAAATCCACACCGAGGTCGTCCAGGAGAACTGGCTCGAGGAGATCGAGGCGCTGAACGTCGACGAGCAACTCGAGTCCCGCTACGACATCGACTGGGACGACTACGAGGAGATCCACGACGCGCACAACCACGAGATGGACGTCGACATCGAACCGCTGACGACCCCGGAAGGTGAGTTCGCATTCGACGGCTGGGGCCGGATGGGCGAGCGGAAGTACCGATTCGTCGAGTGA
- the gcvPA gene encoding aminomethyl-transferring glycine dehydrogenase subunit GcvPA, which yields MNGTRTTGSPYAPHTDDDTAAMLEAVGADSVDDLFDIPPAVWFDDEFGIDARSERETRHLVRQTLERNDDLVELLGRGHYGYYVPSLVDHLADRSEFLTSYTQYQPEVSQGFLQALFEYQSLLVELTGLEVANCSMYDAATALGEAATLADRVRDTSGHRVLVPDLLLEGRRSTLENYVAGTDLEVETYPTDDSTVDVEALTDTIDEEVVLCYVENPTVRGTIEERLAEIGDLAHEHDALYVLGSDPVALSLLQRPVDVGVDVVVGDASVLGLPTSYGMGLGLFATRESYLRQVPGRLVGVSEDTTDRRAFTLTLQTREQHIRRERATSNICTNQAWVALRTAMHAASLGPSGLVDLAKRDVTRAEDLAARIDDLVGVTAPVNDRHHIREFVVQVDQPAQAIADDLEERGFAIHVVGEQELQVCVAGVSDEQLDAFVEAFTEVLR from the coding sequence ATGAACGGAACACGTACCACGGGGAGCCCGTACGCTCCTCACACGGACGACGACACGGCGGCGATGCTCGAAGCGGTAGGCGCCGACTCCGTCGACGACCTCTTCGACATTCCGCCGGCGGTATGGTTCGACGACGAGTTCGGGATCGACGCGCGAAGCGAGCGCGAGACGCGCCACCTGGTCCGCCAGACACTCGAGCGAAACGACGACCTGGTCGAGTTGCTGGGCCGGGGCCACTACGGCTACTACGTGCCGTCACTGGTCGATCACCTCGCGGATCGATCGGAGTTTCTGACCTCCTACACCCAGTATCAGCCGGAGGTCTCCCAGGGCTTCCTGCAGGCGCTGTTCGAGTACCAGTCCCTGCTCGTCGAACTCACCGGCCTCGAGGTCGCGAACTGTTCGATGTACGATGCGGCGACGGCTCTCGGGGAAGCAGCGACGCTCGCCGACCGCGTTCGAGACACCTCGGGCCACCGCGTGCTCGTTCCGGACCTCCTGCTCGAGGGACGCCGGAGCACCCTCGAGAACTACGTCGCCGGCACGGATCTCGAGGTCGAGACGTACCCGACCGACGACAGCACCGTGGACGTCGAGGCCCTCACGGATACCATCGACGAGGAGGTCGTCCTGTGCTACGTCGAGAACCCTACCGTTCGCGGCACGATCGAGGAACGCCTCGCGGAGATTGGCGACCTCGCCCACGAGCACGACGCGCTGTACGTGCTCGGGTCGGATCCCGTCGCACTCTCGCTGCTCCAGCGGCCGGTCGACGTGGGCGTTGACGTCGTCGTCGGCGACGCGAGCGTGCTCGGGCTGCCGACGAGTTACGGCATGGGACTGGGGCTGTTCGCGACCCGGGAGAGTTACCTCCGGCAGGTGCCCGGTCGCCTGGTCGGCGTGAGCGAGGACACGACCGATCGGCGGGCGTTCACGCTCACCCTCCAGACCCGCGAGCAGCACATCCGCCGCGAGCGAGCGACGAGTAACATCTGTACGAACCAGGCGTGGGTCGCCCTGCGGACCGCGATGCACGCCGCCTCGCTGGGCCCCTCCGGGCTGGTCGACCTCGCAAAACGCGACGTGACGAGAGCCGAGGATCTCGCCGCACGCATCGACGACCTCGTCGGCGTTACGGCGCCGGTCAACGACCGCCACCACATTCGGGAGTTCGTCGTCCAGGTCGATCAGCCCGCCCAGGCGATTGCGGACGACCTCGAGGAGCGCGGTTTTGCGATTCACGTCGTCGGCGAGCAGGAACTGCAGGTCTGTGTCGCGGGCGTCTCGGACGAGCAACTCGATGCGTTCGTCGAGGCGTTCACGGAGGTGCTTCGATGA
- the gcvPB gene encoding aminomethyl-transferring glycine dehydrogenase subunit GcvPB yields the protein MSDQGRRGEQGREREQGREREQEQGERQGRRYDQARYVSNGHYEPLLSEKDSTRVDVGDDSPLPDDLTRDSLEFPELSEPELARHYTRLSQMIYGIDSGPYPLGSCTMKYNPKFTEDVAALDTAAVHPDRSAGSIQGTLELLYRLQDYLARIGGMDAVTLQPPAGAAGEFVGIRVASAYHEHNGDDQRDEVIVPESAHGTNFATAALGGYDVVTLPSDDGGRVDLEALEAALSERTAALMLTNPNTLGLFERNITEIAEMVHDVGGLLYYDGANLNALLGRARPGDMGFDVMHYNVHKTFATPHGGGGPGAGPVGVVDELAPFLPEPRVRVRECEGESRGEEKDESEYELFTPEHSIGHVHGFQGNWLVLVKAFAYIARLGDEGLLDASAKAVLNANYLASQIGYEVPYGPFHHEFVASAGDQDAADVARRMLDFGVHPPTTKWPEIVPQALMTEPTEVESKETLDTLAEAFQQASASSDDELGAAPNRTAVGRIDQTSAARNPRLSWQALQDTNSGEDSA from the coding sequence ATGAGCGACCAGGGGCGGAGAGGAGAGCAGGGACGGGAACGAGAGCAGGGACGGGAACGAGAGCAGGAACAGGGAGAGAGACAGGGCCGACGGTACGACCAGGCCCGATACGTCAGCAACGGCCACTACGAACCGCTCCTCTCGGAGAAAGACAGCACTCGCGTCGACGTCGGCGACGACTCGCCGCTACCGGACGACCTGACGCGGGATTCCCTCGAGTTCCCGGAACTCTCCGAACCGGAACTCGCGCGTCACTACACGCGTCTCTCCCAGATGATCTACGGGATCGACAGCGGGCCGTACCCGCTGGGGTCGTGTACGATGAAGTACAACCCGAAGTTCACAGAGGACGTCGCCGCCCTCGACACTGCAGCGGTCCACCCCGACCGCTCGGCGGGGTCGATCCAGGGGACCCTCGAGTTGCTCTACCGGCTGCAGGACTACCTCGCGCGAATCGGCGGCATGGACGCCGTGACTCTCCAGCCGCCGGCTGGTGCGGCGGGCGAGTTCGTCGGCATTCGGGTCGCCAGCGCCTACCACGAGCACAACGGGGACGACCAGCGAGACGAGGTGATCGTTCCCGAGAGCGCCCACGGAACGAACTTCGCGACTGCAGCGTTGGGCGGGTACGACGTCGTCACGCTCCCGAGCGACGACGGCGGCCGCGTCGACCTCGAGGCCCTCGAGGCCGCCCTCTCCGAGCGAACGGCGGCGCTCATGCTGACGAACCCGAACACCCTCGGGTTGTTCGAGCGCAACATTACCGAAATCGCCGAGATGGTCCACGACGTCGGCGGTCTGCTGTACTACGACGGCGCGAACCTCAACGCGCTCCTCGGGCGGGCGCGCCCGGGGGACATGGGCTTCGACGTGATGCACTACAACGTCCACAAGACGTTCGCGACGCCCCACGGTGGCGGCGGCCCAGGTGCCGGGCCGGTCGGCGTCGTCGACGAGCTGGCGCCGTTCCTTCCCGAGCCACGGGTTCGCGTTCGTGAGTGTGAGGGCGAGAGCAGGGGCGAGGAGAAAGACGAGAGCGAGTACGAGCTATTCACCCCTGAACACTCGATCGGCCACGTCCACGGTTTCCAGGGCAACTGGCTCGTCCTGGTCAAGGCGTTCGCCTACATCGCCCGACTCGGCGACGAGGGACTGCTCGACGCGAGCGCGAAGGCCGTCCTCAACGCGAACTACCTCGCGAGTCAGATCGGCTACGAGGTCCCCTACGGTCCGTTCCACCACGAGTTCGTCGCCAGCGCGGGCGACCAGGACGCGGCCGACGTCGCCAGACGGATGCTCGACTTCGGCGTCCACCCGCCGACGACGAAGTGGCCCGAGATCGTCCCGCAGGCGCTGATGACCGAACCGACCGAGGTCGAGAGCAAGGAAACGCTCGACACCCTCGCCGAAGCCTTCCAGCAGGCGTCGGCCTCGAGTGACGACGAACTCGGGGCTGCGCCCAACCGAACCGCCGTGGGCCGGATCGATCAGACGAGCGCGGCGCGAAACCCGCGGCTCTCCTGGCAGGCGCTCCAGGATACCAACTCGGGCGAGGACTCAGCCTAA
- a CDS encoding helix-turn-helix domain-containing protein encodes MNALNETIRVEIDVRTPSTCPVAAASETTGSLVETVTRASGRNMGSHVDEEFTIASDAAVDLETDDAVEDVNRIFDLDSHAVYRFTRSATSPCVCDRIEELGWPVSDISAENGSLLVTCYVDDQTGFSELMSDLQDRFGDVRVRRLLRSGGDGDGDGPLVLEVDSLTARQREVLETAHEMGYFEYPRESNAGDVAEALGITRSTFGEHLAAAQRKVLQTLG; translated from the coding sequence ATGAACGCTTTGAACGAGACGATTCGCGTCGAGATCGACGTCCGAACGCCGTCGACCTGTCCGGTCGCTGCGGCCTCCGAAACGACCGGCTCCCTCGTCGAGACCGTGACGCGGGCGTCCGGGCGAAACATGGGGTCGCACGTCGACGAGGAGTTCACCATCGCGAGCGACGCTGCCGTCGACCTCGAGACGGACGACGCGGTCGAGGACGTCAACCGAATTTTCGACCTCGACTCGCACGCCGTCTATCGATTCACTCGCTCGGCGACGTCGCCGTGTGTCTGTGATCGCATCGAAGAACTCGGCTGGCCAGTCTCGGACATCAGCGCGGAGAACGGGTCGCTCCTGGTCACCTGCTACGTCGACGATCAGACGGGGTTCTCGGAACTCATGTCGGACCTCCAGGATCGGTTCGGAGACGTCCGGGTTCGACGACTGCTCCGCTCTGGAGGCGACGGTGACGGCGACGGACCGCTCGTCCTCGAGGTCGACTCCCTGACCGCCCGACAACGGGAAGTGCTCGAGACGGCGCACGAGATGGGGTACTTCGAGTATCCTCGCGAGTCGAACGCAGGCGACGTGGCCGAGGCGCTCGGGATCACGCGCTCGACGTTCGGCGAACACCTCGCGGCGGCCCAGCGAAAAGTTCTGCAGACGTTAGGCTGA
- a CDS encoding TIGR04053 family radical SAM/SPASM domain-containing protein, with product MPGPPGRRSIDTSKRPFVLIWEQTRACALACTHCRADAQPERHPDELTTADGKRLLEDTSDFGEGQLVVLSGGDPLVRDDVPELIEYGTDLGLRMTITPSGTRSVTRDRIEALSEAGLRRMALSLDGATPESHDAFRGEAGSFAETIRAMKDARAAGVPVQINTTVCRQTVDELPAIRDLLADLGVIMWSVFFLVPVGRGRILEPISPEEADAVMSWLGEVSDSEPFGVKTTEAPQYRRVRLQERRESDDGTVDADGLRRRSGIVAGDGFAFVSHVGEVYPSGFLPVSAGNVREEPITAIYRDSALFRSLRDRGRLRGKCGACEFRTVCGGSRSRAYAYTGDPLESDPLCPYVPAEYDGPLPWDDPTSAPSPPSRPTDAD from the coding sequence ATGCCAGGGCCACCCGGTCGCCGATCGATCGACACGTCGAAACGCCCATTCGTGCTAATCTGGGAACAGACCCGGGCCTGCGCGCTCGCGTGCACCCACTGCCGGGCCGACGCCCAACCGGAGCGTCACCCCGACGAGTTGACAACCGCCGACGGAAAGCGACTGCTCGAGGACACGAGCGACTTTGGAGAGGGCCAGCTCGTGGTGCTCTCGGGCGGCGACCCGCTGGTCCGTGACGACGTCCCGGAACTGATCGAGTACGGAACCGACCTCGGCCTGCGGATGACGATTACGCCAAGCGGAACCCGGTCGGTCACAAGAGACCGCATCGAGGCGCTCTCCGAGGCGGGGCTCCGACGGATGGCGCTCAGTCTCGACGGCGCGACCCCCGAGAGCCACGACGCTTTCCGGGGCGAGGCGGGAAGCTTCGCGGAGACGATTCGGGCGATGAAGGACGCCCGTGCGGCCGGCGTTCCCGTCCAGATCAACACGACTGTCTGCCGGCAGACCGTCGACGAACTTCCGGCGATCAGGGACCTGCTCGCCGACCTCGGCGTCATCATGTGGAGCGTCTTCTTCCTCGTCCCCGTCGGACGCGGGCGAATCCTCGAGCCGATTTCTCCCGAGGAGGCCGACGCAGTAATGTCGTGGCTTGGCGAGGTCAGCGACAGCGAACCGTTCGGGGTCAAGACCACCGAGGCGCCACAGTACCGACGCGTCCGTCTGCAAGAACGACGGGAATCGGACGACGGAACGGTCGACGCCGACGGCCTCCGACGCCGAAGCGGAATCGTTGCCGGCGACGGCTTCGCGTTCGTCAGCCACGTCGGCGAGGTCTACCCGTCCGGCTTCCTCCCGGTGTCCGCCGGCAACGTCCGCGAGGAACCGATTACTGCCATCTATCGCGACTCGGCGCTGTTTCGATCCCTCCGTGATCGCGGTCGACTTCGCGGAAAGTGCGGGGCCTGTGAGTTCCGAACGGTCTGTGGCGGGAGTCGCTCTCGAGCCTACGCCTACACCGGCGACCCCCTCGAGAGCGACCCACTATGTCCGTACGTTCCTGCGGAGTACGACGGCCCGCTACCGTGGGACGACCCGACGAGTGCTCCCTCGCCACCCTCGAGGCCGACCGACGCCGATTGA
- a CDS encoding Htur_1727 family rSAM-partnered candidate RiPP — protein sequence MVESVRRERVAGDRRGTPLPQWEVFLREDRDKRLHHVGSVSATSVEEAVDNASRLFGRYAADLWVCPAEAVERYSTRPLSTAADSPDEASGRKASREASPEPRAFEEAEETPRVNDS from the coding sequence ATGGTCGAATCTGTACGTCGCGAGCGAGTGGCGGGGGATCGCCGCGGAACGCCGCTCCCACAGTGGGAGGTCTTCCTTCGGGAGGACCGAGACAAGCGCCTTCATCACGTCGGCAGCGTTTCGGCGACGAGCGTCGAGGAGGCCGTCGACAACGCCTCGCGGCTCTTCGGTCGGTATGCCGCGGACCTCTGGGTGTGCCCGGCCGAGGCGGTCGAACGGTACTCGACGCGCCCGCTGTCCACCGCAGCCGACTCGCCGGACGAGGCGTCTGGTCGAAAGGCCTCTCGGGAAGCCTCACCCGAGCCTCGCGCCTTCGAGGAGGCCGAAGAAACCCCGCGGGTGAACGACTCGTGA
- a CDS encoding TIGR04347 family pseudo-SAM/SPASM protein, which produces MISISKLLCDLDAEGDGLRYDAADGSSKPQITTGKQRRPVVVWNATRRCNLHCAHCYAAAETEPAAGEFSTIEARRFLEQLADYGVPVVLFSGGEPLVRQDLPELVEHAADLGLRPVLSTNGTLITPEKAARLEAAGLQYAGISVDGLPERNDAFRGKEGAFDAAVRGIEACQSAGLKTGLRYTITEANAADLEGVVDLLTDVGVDRFCFYHLDYGGRGADITDIDLSPEATRDAVRRLCDLTLEYHDRGEEIETLLVGNYVDAPFLVEYAADRFGPEKAGSVYRHLVRNGGDPTGERIADVDYEGNVHLTQFWQGYSLGNVRDRPFGNIWDDETNPLLDDLRAREDHLTGRCSTCQYRSICRGGSRLRALSSDSLFGPDPQCYLTETERHGELPIAR; this is translated from the coding sequence GTGATCTCGATAAGCAAGCTCCTCTGTGACCTCGACGCCGAGGGCGACGGGCTTCGCTACGACGCCGCCGATGGCTCGAGCAAGCCCCAGATCACGACCGGAAAACAGCGCCGTCCGGTCGTCGTCTGGAACGCGACGCGCCGCTGCAATCTCCACTGCGCACACTGTTACGCGGCGGCCGAAACCGAGCCCGCAGCGGGCGAGTTCTCGACGATCGAAGCCCGACGGTTCCTCGAGCAGTTGGCGGATTACGGTGTCCCCGTGGTCCTCTTCTCCGGCGGGGAACCACTCGTCAGGCAGGATCTTCCCGAACTCGTTGAGCACGCCGCAGACCTCGGACTCCGGCCCGTTCTCTCGACGAACGGGACGCTCATCACGCCCGAAAAGGCGGCTCGGCTCGAGGCGGCCGGGCTACAGTATGCCGGCATCTCCGTCGACGGCCTCCCGGAGCGCAACGACGCGTTCCGGGGGAAAGAGGGTGCCTTCGATGCCGCCGTCCGGGGAATCGAAGCCTGTCAGTCGGCCGGGCTCAAGACCGGACTACGGTATACGATCACCGAGGCGAACGCCGCCGACCTCGAGGGTGTCGTCGACTTGCTGACCGACGTGGGTGTCGATCGGTTCTGCTTCTACCACCTCGATTACGGCGGGCGCGGCGCCGACATCACCGACATCGACCTTAGCCCCGAGGCGACCCGCGACGCGGTCAGACGACTCTGTGACCTGACGCTCGAGTACCACGACCGCGGCGAGGAGATCGAGACTCTGCTAGTCGGCAACTACGTCGACGCGCCCTTCCTCGTCGAGTACGCCGCCGACCGCTTTGGCCCCGAAAAAGCCGGGTCGGTCTACCGCCATCTCGTGCGAAACGGGGGCGACCCGACGGGCGAGCGCATCGCGGACGTCGACTACGAGGGAAACGTCCACCTGACCCAGTTCTGGCAGGGCTACAGCCTCGGCAACGTTCGCGACCGACCGTTCGGCAACATCTGGGACGACGAGACGAATCCGTTGCTCGACGATCTTCGAGCGCGCGAGGACCACCTTACCGGGCGGTGTTCGACGTGCCAGTATCGGTCAATCTGTCGCGGTGGATCTCGATTGCGGGCGCTCTCGAGTGATTCCCTCTTCGGACCCGACCCGCAGTGTTATCTCACAGAAACTGAGCGTCACGGCGAGTTGCCGATCGCTCGTTGA
- a CDS encoding HEWD family protein, with product MSVQMQKPTTRVCERCGRTERWDDAQSAWQHAPDGERGNPHCIHEWDINGSFTPYE from the coding sequence ATGAGCGTCCAGATGCAGAAACCAACGACGCGGGTATGCGAACGCTGTGGCCGGACGGAACGCTGGGACGACGCCCAGTCCGCCTGGCAACACGCACCCGACGGTGAGCGCGGTAACCCCCACTGTATTCACGAGTGGGACATCAACGGGTCGTTCACCCCCTACGAATAA
- a CDS encoding phosphoenolpyruvate carboxykinase (ATP) produces MSETGTQPRHVRESLADPKRAPNVQYYGPVSSTTVEEPPTHRTDDDLIAGLRELAAADETTTEFGSASYVSEFRSRSADRTKNAVDDDFGEADYAAIDQATEAVENRAMLCVDRLVGTHPEATFCCRLYVPVEYARIAHAWAMLFEPTDGRDPDFVTVQVPDASETAIRILPDDGFTAVVGSDYTGEAKKSFLRLFMHRAKRLGGLGLHAGSKRVRVARAADDDTVEPENHLEHEDGTDSNLETVGQLFMGLSATGKSTLTAHGCWLEAPEEAVMVQDDVCALLPDGSVAGSEGGGLYVKTHGLDADEQPGIHAAVTDESAALENVAVDEDGTVDFDDNRYTKNGRAIIRRSELPNASQDIDLQDVDQLFFITRNPLMPPVARLDDEQAAVAFMLGESIETSAGDPDRAGERIRVVGTNPFIIGPEGEEGNRLRELVTSLDLECYVVNTGTVGYSNANSKDVGVTESVTILTELARGTVEWTRDEQLGLDVPANVPGMDIEAFRVAEYVDDYDGELETLREERREYLESFEQLDQEIVDAVY; encoded by the coding sequence ATGTCCGAAACCGGGACGCAGCCGCGTCACGTCCGCGAGTCCCTGGCCGATCCGAAGCGTGCCCCGAACGTCCAGTACTACGGTCCGGTGAGCTCGACGACGGTCGAGGAACCGCCCACCCACCGCACCGACGACGACCTGATCGCCGGGCTCCGCGAACTCGCCGCCGCCGACGAGACAACGACCGAGTTCGGCTCCGCGTCCTACGTGAGCGAGTTCCGGTCCCGGAGCGCCGACCGGACGAAAAACGCCGTCGACGACGACTTCGGCGAGGCGGATTACGCCGCCATCGACCAGGCGACCGAGGCCGTCGAGAACCGCGCGATGCTCTGTGTCGACCGACTCGTCGGCACACACCCGGAAGCGACGTTTTGCTGCCGATTGTACGTCCCGGTCGAGTACGCGCGAATCGCTCACGCCTGGGCGATGCTGTTCGAGCCGACCGACGGTCGCGACCCGGACTTCGTCACGGTGCAGGTTCCGGACGCGTCGGAGACGGCGATTCGAATCCTTCCGGACGACGGCTTCACCGCCGTCGTCGGCAGCGACTACACCGGCGAAGCGAAGAAGTCGTTCCTCCGGCTGTTCATGCACCGGGCGAAACGACTCGGCGGCCTCGGCCTGCACGCCGGCAGCAAGCGCGTTCGCGTGGCTCGAGCGGCCGACGACGACACTGTCGAACCCGAAAACCACCTCGAACACGAGGACGGAACCGACTCCAACCTCGAGACCGTCGGTCAACTCTTTATGGGACTCTCCGCGACCGGAAAATCGACGCTCACAGCCCACGGCTGCTGGCTCGAAGCCCCCGAGGAGGCGGTCATGGTCCAGGACGACGTCTGCGCGCTCTTGCCCGATGGATCAGTCGCCGGCAGCGAGGGCGGCGGCCTCTACGTGAAAACGCACGGCCTGGACGCCGACGAGCAACCCGGGATACACGCCGCGGTCACCGACGAATCGGCCGCGCTCGAGAACGTCGCCGTCGACGAAGACGGGACGGTCGACTTCGACGACAATCGATACACGAAGAACGGTCGCGCCATCATCCGACGCTCGGAACTGCCCAACGCCAGCCAGGACATCGACCTCCAGGACGTCGATCAGCTCTTTTTCATCACACGGAACCCGCTGATGCCGCCGGTCGCCAGACTCGACGACGAACAGGCGGCGGTCGCGTTCATGCTGGGTGAATCGATCGAGACGAGCGCCGGCGACCCCGACCGCGCCGGCGAACGTATCCGGGTCGTGGGGACGAATCCGTTCATCATCGGTCCGGAAGGCGAGGAGGGGAACCGTCTGCGAGAGCTGGTCACCTCGCTGGACCTCGAGTGTTACGTCGTGAACACGGGGACGGTCGGTTACTCCAACGCGAACTCGAAGGACGTCGGCGTCACCGAGTCCGTGACGATCCTGACCGAACTCGCACGAGGGACCGTCGAGTGGACCCGGGACGAGCAACTCGGCCTCGACGTCCCTGCGAACGTGCCCGGAATGGACATCGAGGCGTTCCGCGTCGCCGAGTACGTCGACGATTACGATGGCGAACTCGAAACGCTACGCGAGGAGCGTCGTGAGTACCTCGAGTCCTTCGAGCAACTCGACCAGGAGATCGTCGACGCGGTGTACTGA
- a CDS encoding EthD family reductase, whose protein sequence is MITFVNLLVRDDDLSHEEFCERWLGDHTDLASDLPGLERYVTSTPTDPSKSAYDGIVRLTFADGAAMAAAFESDVGQEVQADAATFADMEASETMVVEETVHVDETALPSENSEDD, encoded by the coding sequence ATGATCACGTTCGTCAACTTGCTGGTACGCGATGACGACCTCAGTCACGAGGAGTTCTGTGAGCGCTGGCTGGGCGACCACACCGACCTCGCGTCTGACCTCCCCGGTCTCGAGCGGTACGTCACGTCGACGCCGACCGATCCCTCGAAGTCGGCGTACGACGGCATCGTCCGGCTGACGTTCGCCGACGGTGCGGCGATGGCCGCTGCGTTCGAGTCCGACGTCGGGCAGGAGGTGCAAGCCGACGCGGCGACGTTCGCCGACATGGAGGCGAGCGAGACGATGGTCGTCGAGGAGACCGTTCACGTCGACGAGACGGCGCTCCCCTCGGAGAACTCGGAGGACGACTGA